From a single Fusobacterium pseudoperiodonticum genomic region:
- the rpmG gene encoding 50S ribosomal protein L33 → MRVQVILECTETKLRHYTTTKNKKTHPERLEMMKYNPVLKKHTLYKETKK, encoded by the coding sequence ATGAGAGTACAAGTAATTTTAGAATGTACAGAAACAAAGTTAAGACACTATACTACAACAAAAAATAAAAAGACTCATCCAGAAAGATTGGAAATGATGAAGTACAATCCAGTATTGAAGAAACATACTTTGTATAAAGAAACAAAGAAGTAG
- the rplK gene encoding 50S ribosomal protein L11 gives MAKEVIQIIKLQLPAGKANPAPPVGPALGQHGVNIMEFCKAFNAKTQDKAGWIIPVEISVYSDRSFTFILKTPPASDLLKKAAGISSGAKNSKKEVAGKITTAKLRELAETKMPDLNASSVETAMKIIAGSARSMGIKIED, from the coding sequence ATGGCAAAAGAAGTAATTCAAATAATAAAACTACAATTACCAGCAGGTAAGGCAAACCCTGCTCCACCAGTTGGACCAGCATTAGGACAACACGGTGTAAATATAATGGAATTTTGTAAAGCGTTCAACGCTAAAACTCAAGATAAAGCTGGATGGATAATCCCTGTGGAAATTTCTGTTTATAGTGACAGATCATTCACATTTATATTAAAAACTCCACCTGCATCTGACTTATTAAAGAAAGCTGCTGGAATATCATCAGGAGCAAAAAACTCTAAAAAAGAAGTTGCAGGAAAAATTACTACTGCAAAGTTAAGAGAATTAGCTGAAACTAAAATGCCTGACTTAAATGCTTCATCTGTAGAAACAGCTATGAAGATAATTGCAGGATCAGCAAGATCAATGGGAATAAAAATCGAAGACTAA
- the rplJ gene encoding 50S ribosomal protein L10, whose protein sequence is MATQVKKELVAELVEKIKKAQSVVFVDYQGIKVNEETSLRKQMRENGAEYLVAKNRLFKIALKESGVEDNFDEILEGTTAFAFGYNDPVAPAKAVFDLAKTKAKAKQDVFKIKGGYLTGKKVSVQEVEALAKLPSRDQLLSMLLNSMLGPIRKLAYATVAIADKKEGSAE, encoded by the coding sequence ATGGCAACTCAAGTTAAGAAAGAACTTGTAGCAGAATTAGTTGAAAAAATTAAAAAAGCTCAATCAGTTGTTTTTGTTGATTATCAAGGTATTAAGGTTAATGAAGAAACTTCATTAAGAAAACAAATGAGAGAAAATGGAGCTGAATACCTAGTAGCTAAAAATAGACTATTTAAAATAGCTCTTAAAGAATCTGGAGTTGAAGATAACTTTGACGAAATATTAGAAGGAACTACAGCATTCGCATTTGGATATAACGATCCAGTAGCACCTGCAAAAGCAGTATTTGATTTAGCTAAAACTAAAGCAAAAGCTAAACAAGACGTATTTAAAATTAAAGGTGGTTACTTAACAGGTAAAAAAGTTAGCGTTCAAGAAGTTGAAGCATTAGCTAAATTACCTTCAAGAGATCAATTACTATCTATGTTATTGAACTCAATGTTAGGACCAATCAGAAAACTTGCTTATGCAACTGTAGC
- the rplA gene encoding 50S ribosomal protein L1 has protein sequence MAKHRGKKYLEVAKLVETGKLYDIREALELVQKTRTAKFTETVEVALRLGVDPRHADQQIRGTVVLPHGTGKTVKILAITSGENIEKALAAGADYAGAEEYINQIQQGWLDFDLVIATPDMMPKIGRLGKILGTKGLMPNPKSGTVTPDIAAAVSEFKKGKLAFRVDKLGSIHAPIGKVDFDLDKIEENFKAFMDQIIRLKPATSKGQYLRTVAVSLTMGPGVKMDPAIVAKIVG, from the coding sequence ATGGCAAAACATAGAGGAAAAAAATATTTAGAAGTAGCTAAATTAGTTGAAACAGGAAAACTTTATGACATAAGAGAAGCTCTTGAATTAGTTCAAAAAACAAGAACTGCAAAATTTACAGAGACTGTTGAAGTAGCATTAAGACTTGGAGTAGACCCAAGACATGCTGACCAACAAATCAGAGGTACAGTTGTATTACCTCATGGAACAGGAAAAACTGTTAAAATACTAGCAATCACTTCAGGTGAAAATATAGAAAAAGCACTAGCTGCAGGAGCAGACTATGCTGGAGCAGAAGAATACATCAACCAAATTCAACAAGGTTGGTTAGACTTTGATTTAGTAATCGCAACTCCAGACATGATGCCTAAAATCGGAAGATTAGGGAAAATATTAGGAACTAAAGGTTTAATGCCTAACCCTAAATCAGGAACAGTAACTCCTGATATCGCAGCAGCAGTATCTGAATTCAAAAAAGGTAAACTTGCATTCAGAGTAGATAAATTAGGATCTATCCATGCTCCAATAGGAAAAGTTGATTTCGATTTAGATAAAATTGAAGAAAACTTTAAAGCATTTATGGATCAAATCATCAGATTAAAACCAGCTACATCTAAAGGACAATACTTAAGAACAGTAGCAGTATCATTAACTATGGGACCAGGAGTAAAAATGGATCCTGCTATAGTTGCTAAAATCGTTGGATAA
- a CDS encoding Fur family transcriptional regulator, with the protein MELQLHTGDIGNYLKDHDIKPSYQRMKIFQYLLDNHVHPTVDTIYKALCPEIPTLSKTTVYNTLNLFVEKKLVQVIVIEENETRYDLITHTHGHFKCNCCGALFDVELNIDYSMSPELADCEIDEKHIYFKGLCKNCKGKQN; encoded by the coding sequence ATGGAATTACAATTACATACAGGAGACATAGGGAACTACTTAAAAGACCACGATATAAAACCTTCCTACCAAAGGATGAAAATATTTCAATATTTATTAGATAATCATGTACATCCAACAGTGGATACAATATATAAGGCACTTTGTCCAGAGATACCAACTTTATCAAAAACAACTGTCTACAATACATTAAATTTATTTGTAGAAAAAAAGTTGGTTCAAGTTATAGTAATAGAAGAAAATGAAACAAGATATGATTTAATAACTCATACTCATGGACATTTTAAATGTAATTGCTGTGGAGCACTATTTGATGTTGAATTAAATATTGATTACAGTATGAGCCCAGAACTAGCAGATTGTGAAATTGATGAAAAACATATTTACTTTAAAGGTTTATGTAAAAATTGCAAAGGAAAACAAAATTAA
- the nusG gene encoding transcription termination/antitermination protein NusG produces MSIENVRKWFMIHTYSGYEKKVKTDLEQKVGTLQLRDVVTNILVPEEETTEIVRGKPKKIYRKLFPAYVMLEMEATREENENGISYKVDPDVWYIIRNTNGVTGFVGVGSDPIPMEDDEVKNIFNIIGMDTSKETIKLDFAEGDFVKILKGSFIDQEGQVAEIDYEHGRVKVMVDIFGRMTPVEIEVDGVLKV; encoded by the coding sequence ATGAGTATAGAAAATGTAAGAAAATGGTTTATGATTCATACTTATTCTGGATATGAAAAAAAAGTAAAAACAGACCTTGAACAAAAGGTTGGGACATTACAATTAAGAGATGTCGTTACTAATATATTAGTTCCAGAAGAAGAAACAACTGAAATCGTTAGGGGAAAACCTAAAAAGATATACAGAAAACTTTTTCCTGCATATGTCATGCTTGAAATGGAAGCTACAAGAGAAGAAAATGAAAATGGAATAAGCTATAAAGTAGATCCTGATGTGTGGTATATAATAAGAAACACAAACGGAGTTACTGGTTTCGTAGGAGTAGGTTCAGACCCAATTCCTATGGAAGATGACGAAGTAAAAAATATATTCAATATTATAGGTATGGATACATCAAAAGAAACTATAAAGCTTGACTTTGCTGAAGGGGACTTTGTTAAAATATTAAAAGGTTCTTTTATTGACCAAGAAGGACAAGTCGCTGAAATTGATTATGAACATGGCAGAGTTAAAGTAATGGTTGATATTTTTGGAAGAATGACACCAGTTGAAATAGAAGTAGATGGTGTTTTGAAGGTGTAG
- the secE gene encoding preprotein translocase subunit SecE — translation MNLFQKVKMEYSKVEWPSKTEVIHSTIWVITMTVIVSVYLGVFDILAVKALNALEALI, via the coding sequence ATGAATTTATTTCAAAAGGTTAAAATGGAATACTCAAAAGTTGAATGGCCTTCAAAAACAGAAGTAATACATTCTACTATATGGGTTATAACAATGACTGTTATAGTATCTGTCTACCTTGGTGTGTTTGATATTCTTGCGGTAAAGGCTTTAAACGCCTTGGAGGCATTAATATGA